In Lycium ferocissimum isolate CSIRO_LF1 unplaced genomic scaffold, AGI_CSIRO_Lferr_CH_V1 ctg6237, whole genome shotgun sequence, one DNA window encodes the following:
- the LOC132045196 gene encoding uncharacterized protein LOC132045196, translating into MAIKLVVGGFTLNIISAYAPQAGLDEEEKRRFWEDLDEVVGGIPPTEKLFIEGDFNEHIGSSTGGYNNEHSGFGFEDRNGGGIALLNFVKAFGLVVANSSFSKREKHLITFRSSTAVTQIDFLLLKKMIKVFIKTARSFRVRTF; encoded by the coding sequence ATGGCGATTAAGTTGGTCGTGGGAGGGTTTACattgaacattattagtgcttATGCGCCACAGGCAGGCTTGGACGAGGAAGAGAAGAGGCGtttttgggaggatttggaTGAAGTGGTGGGAGGTATACCGCCCACCGAGAAGTTATTCATTGAAGGAGATTTCAATGAACATATTGGGTCATCTACGGGGGGCTATAACAATGAGCATAGTGGTTTTGGCTTCGAGGACAGAAACGGAGGAGGGATCGCACTCCTGAATTTTGTAAAAGCTTTTGGATTGGTGGTAGCCAACTCGAGTTTTTCGAAGAGGGAGAAGCACTTGATAACCTTTCGTAGTTCAACGGCTGTGACGCAGATAGACTTTCTGCTCcttaaaaaaatgataaaggTCTTTATAAAGACTGCAAGATCATTCCGAGTGAGAACCTTCTGA
- the LOC132045195 gene encoding uncharacterized protein LOC132045195, which yields LYQRTPILDYHPNIRDEIRRAYIQKRPCQPQGHVFPKTNFFGIPCRFVSGWFDEYPDWLEYSTSANAAYCLPCYFFKGENINQGGCEVFSTIGFRNWYRKDRFPTHIGPPNSIHNQSKRKCEDLIRGKQSIQAAFHKLDDKGKHDYLVRLNASIDVVRLLLNQGLALRGHDESESSLNKGNFLEVLSWYADRCDEIKPYVLGNAPKNNKMASHDIQKDIVTVCKIETIKGIIEDLNCDYFALLVDESRDVSRKEQMAICLRYIDKKGFVMKAFIGLVNVKDTSALSLKKAIVDVLAHHSLTLSYVRRQCYDGASNMQGELGSLKTLIKQESRSAHSIHCFAHQLQLTLIAVSKKCIHVGELVLLVSNILTVLGASFKCVDAFRESQKEKLREALDMGELETGKGLNQELGLIKAGDTRWGSHYKSFGNFISNFASIVDVLDTLVENASTPD from the coding sequence GCCTTTACCAAAGAACTCCAATTTTGGATTATCATCCAAACATTCGTGATGAGATAAGGAGGGCATACATTCAAAAACGTCCTTGCCAACCTCAGGGTCATGTGTTCCCTAAAACTAACTTTTTTGGAATACCATGTCGTTTTGTTTCTGGATGGTTTGATGAATATCCTGATTGGTTGGAATATAGTACAAGTGCAAATGCAGCTTATTGTTTGCCTTGCTATTTCTTCAAAGGCGAAAACATTAATCAAGGTGGCTGTGAAGTGTTTTCGACTATAGGGTTTAGAAATTGGTATAGAAAGGATAGATTTCCAACACATATTGGTCCACCGAATAGCATTCATAATCAATCAAAAAGAAAGTGTGAAGATCTAATACGAGGGAAACAATCCATTCAGGCTGCATTTCACAAGTTGGATGATAAAGGTAAGCATGACTATTTGGTTCGCTTAAATGCCTCAATTGATGTGGTAAGACTTCTCCTAAATCAAGGTTTGGCACTCCGCGGTCATGACGAGAGTGAATCGTCATTGAACAAGGgtaattttcttgaagttcttTCATGGTACGCGGATAGATGTGATGAGATTAAACCTTATGTGTTGGGAAATGctccaaaaaataataaaatggcTTCTCATGATATCCAAAAAGATATTGTGACTGTGTGTAAAATTGAAACAATTAAGGGTATAATAGAGGATTTAAATTGTGACTACTTTGCTTTATTGGTTGATGAATCTAGAGATGTGTCACGCAAAGAGCAAATGGCTATTTGCTTGCGATATATTGATAAAAAAGGATTTGTAATGAAGGCATTTATTGGACTTGTTAATGTTAAAGATACTAGTGCTTTATCTCTGAAGAAAGCAATTGTGGATGTGCTTGCTCACCATTCTTTAACTTTATCTTATGTACGTAGGCAATGTTATGATGGGGCAAGCAATATGCAAGGTGAGCTAGGTAGTCTTAAAACATTGATTAAACAAGAAAGTAGATCGGCTCATTCTATTCATTGTTTTGCTCATCAACTCCAATTGACTCTTATCGCGGTTTCTAAAAAGTGTATTCATGTGGGAGAACTTGTACTATTGGTTTCAAATATTTTGACTGTGTTGGGAGCTTCTTTTAAATGTGTGGATGCATTTCGAGAgtctcaaaaagaaaaactccGAGAGGCATTAGATATGGGTGAGCTAGAAACGGGTAAAGGCCTGAATCAAGAACTTGGTCTTATTAAAGCCGGTGATACTCGTTGGGGATCTCACTACAAGTCATTTGGAAACTTTATTAGTAACTTTGCCTCTATTGTTGATGTACTTGATACTCTTGTTGAAAATGCAAGTACTCCGGATTAA